DNA sequence from the Candidatus Binataceae bacterium genome:
AGGTCGGCTCGGTCGAAGAGTTGGTGAGCGTGCTGCACAGCGAGGCCAAGGTGATTTGACGCGCGCGCGCCGGGGCGCCGCGTATCCAACCGTGGGATTACTTTTTTGCATCGTTTGCGCGCCCGTTGCCTGACGGGCGCTCTTGGAGTGATTCAAGATGGGTGACGTACTGGTCTTTGCCGAACACCAGGGGGGACATTTTCCCAAGACGACGCTGGTCGCGGTCAACGCCGGAATCGAGCTGGCGAAGAAACGCGGCGGCGGCAGATGTATCGCCGCGATAGTCGGCGAGAAGATCGACGCTCCGGCCGCCGAGCTCGCGAAGTACGGGGTGAGCAAGGTCGTCGCGCTCGACGATCCGAAGCTTGCCCATTACCTTGCCGATCTTTACGCGCAGGCGCTGACCGCGCTCGCGAAAGGTCTTGGCGTCGAATACATCCTTGCGACCGCGACCGCGACGGGCAAGGACCTGATGCCGCGCGTGGCGGCACGTCTTAACGCCTCGATGGCCTCCGAGATCGTTTCGATTGGCGACGACGGCACGCTGGTGCGCCCGATGTATGCCGGCAACGCACTGGCGACGGTCGAGATGGACGCTCCGGTCAAGGTCGTGAGCGTGCGCGCGACCGCCTTCGATTCGGCCAAGCCGGGGGATTCCGCCGCTCCGGTCGAAAAGGCCGCGCCCGAACTCGATTCGGCGGGGCTCAAGATGCAGTTCGTCGGCTTCAACGAAATCAAGAGCGACCGTCCGCAGCTTAGCGAGGCGCGAATTGTGGTCTCCGGCGGGCGCGGTCTCAAATCGGGCGAGAACTTCAAGACTGTGCTCGAGCCGCTCGTTGACGAGATGGGAGCCGCGATGGGCGCGAGCCGCGCCGCGGTGGACGCCGGCTTCGTGCCCAACGATCTGCAGGTTGGACAGACCGGCAAGGTGGTCGCGCCCGAGCTATATGTCGCGGTCGGAATCTCCGGCGCGATCCAGCATCTGGCCGGGATGAAAGACTCCAAGACCATCGTCGCGATCAACAAGGACGAAGAAGCGCCGATCTTCAATGTCGCCGACTACGGCCTGGTCGCGGACCTGTTCAAGGCGGTGCCGGAGATGGTCGAGGCGCTGAAAAAGGTCAAGCACTCGTAGCAGCGGGCGATCGTCTACCGCATCGCACCCGGCGCCGCGAGGAGGACTCTCCGCCGCCGTCGCGGCGACGAGCGCCATCCATCACAAAGCCAGTTCATCCAGCAGCGGCGGCCGTTTGTCGTGCCACGGCGATGCGGCTTCGAATGCCGCCGACGCTCGCAGCACCATTGGATCGTCCAGATGGCGTCCGACGATTTGCAAGCCCACCGGCAGACCGTCTGCGGTCCATCCCGCGGGCACGCTCGCGGCCGGCTGTCCGGTCAAATTGATCGGGAAGGTGAAGGCCAGGAACTCGGCAGGACGCACGTAACGGCCCTCGATCTTTTCCGGCCCCTGCATATGAATCGCAAACGGCGGCACGGCCAGCGTCGGCGTCAGCAACAGATCGTAGCGCGCCATGAACCGCGCCATCGTGCGCGCCACGGACTTGCGCGTCATGTTGGCGTCGGTGAAATCCTCGGCCGTCCATGGCCGCATCAGCGCATCCAC
Encoded proteins:
- a CDS encoding FAD-binding protein, with protein sequence MGDVLVFAEHQGGHFPKTTLVAVNAGIELAKKRGGGRCIAAIVGEKIDAPAAELAKYGVSKVVALDDPKLAHYLADLYAQALTALAKGLGVEYILATATATGKDLMPRVAARLNASMASEIVSIGDDGTLVRPMYAGNALATVEMDAPVKVVSVRATAFDSAKPGDSAAPVEKAAPELDSAGLKMQFVGFNEIKSDRPQLSEARIVVSGGRGLKSGENFKTVLEPLVDEMGAAMGASRAAVDAGFVPNDLQVGQTGKVVAPELYVAVGISGAIQHLAGMKDSKTIVAINKDEEAPIFNVADYGLVADLFKAVPEMVEALKKVKHS